From Betta splendens chromosome 3, fBetSpl5.4, whole genome shotgun sequence, the proteins below share one genomic window:
- the grk1a gene encoding rhodopsin kinase GRK1, producing the protein MDIGGLTTVVANSAYISARGSFDGTANPAANRDKKYRSRLRLPHITVCEGLQETLDLGFHTVCTEQPIGKRLFQEFLDSNGEYRGPCRLWKDIEEYNMAEDEDRGNKASKILSRYMEPGAKYYCPFLPENGITKVKEKHKEAGDDLFNETMDSVMDFLKEVPYMFFLESMYLKRFLQWKWLETQPVEEDWFLDFRVLGKGGFGEVSACQMRATGKLYACKKLNKKRLKKRKGYESAMVEKRILARVHSRFIVSLAYAFQSKTELCLVMTIMNGGDLRYHIYNVDENKPGFEEPRACYYAAQIIQGLEHLHQKRIIYRDLKPENVLLDNQGNVRISDLGLAVELADDQLKTKGYAGTPGFMAPELLRGEEYDYSVDYFALGVTLYEFLAAKGPFRTRGEKVENKVVKKRILNDPVMYPEMFCEKARSICDALLCKEVNKRLGFKDGSCDELRAHPFFSQMNWRKLNAGILTPPFVPDSKTVYAKNIDDVGAFSTVKGVHLEDRDREFFDEFASGNMAIPWQEEMIETGVYGELTVWGPDGALPNDLRRESILEQPPKSSTCTAS; encoded by the exons ATGGACATCGGTGGCCTGACGACAGTGGTGGCCAACTCTGCCTACATCTCGGCCCGCGGGAGCTTCGACGGCACCGCCAACCCCGCCGCCAACAGGGACAAGAAGTACCGCTCCCGCCTGAGGCTGCCGCACATCACGGTGTGCGAGGGCCTGCAGGAGACTCTGGATCTAGGCTTCCACACGGTGTGCACGGAGCAGCCCATCGGCAAGCGCCTCTTCCAGGAGTTCCTGGACTCCAACGGTGAGTATAGGGGCCCGTGCCGCCTCTGGAAGGACATTGAGGAGTACAACATGGCCGAGGATGAGGATCGCGGGAACAAAGCCAGCAAGATCCTGTCTCGATACATGGAGCCCGGTGCCAAGTATTATTGCCCCTTCCTTCCTGAAAATGGCATCACAAAGGTCAAAGAGAAGCACAAAGAGGCCGGAGACGACCTCTTCAATGAGACCATGGACAGCGTGATGGACTTTCTCAAGGAGGTGCCCTACATGTTCTTTCTGGAGAGCATGTACCTGAAGAGGTTCCTGCAGTGGAAGTGGCTGGAGACGCAGCCCGTGGAGGAGGACTGGTTCCTGGACTTCCGCGTGTTGGGGAAGGGGGGGTTCGGGGAGGTGTCGGCCTGTCAGATGAGGGCCACGGGGAAACTGTACGCCTGCAAGAAGCTCAACAAGAAGAGGCTGAAGAAGAGAAAAGGCTACGAG tCTGCCATGGTGGAGAAGAGGATCCTGGCTCGGGTTCACAGCAGGTTCATCGTGTCCCTGGCCTACGCCTTCCAGTCGAAGACCGAGCTGTGTCTGGTCATGACCATCATGAACGGAGGAGACCTGAG GTATCACATCTACAACGTGGATGAGAACAAGCCAGGGTTTGAGGAGCCCAGAGCCTGCTACTACGCTGCACAGATCATCCAGGGCCTGGAGCACCTGCACCAGAAGAGAATCATCTACAGGGACCTCAAACCTGAGAACGTGCTGCTGGATAACCAAG GTAACGTTCGTATCTCTGACCTTGGACTCGCTGTGGAGCTGGCTGACGACCAGCTCAAAACCAAAGGCTACGCTGGGACTCCGG GTTTTATGGCCCCAGAGCTTCTGAGGGGGGAGGAGTACGACTACTCCGTAGATTATTTTGCCCTGGGGGTCACTCTTTACGAGTTCCTGGCTGCCAAGGGCCCCTTCAGGACCCGAGGAGAAAAG GTGGAGAACAAGGTGGTGAAGAAGCGTATTCTGAACGACCCAGTGATGTATCCAGAGATGTTCTGTGAGAAGGCCCGGTCCATCTGTGACGCCCTGCTGTGCAAAGAAGTCAACAAGAGGCTTGGCTTCAAGGACGGATCGTGTGACGAGCTCAGGGCACATCCCTTCTTCAGCCAGATGAACTGGAGGAAGCTGAATGCAG GGATCCTCACGCCCCCGTTCGTCCCAGACTCCAAGACAGTCTATGCCAAGAACATCGACGACGTCGGGGCCTTCTCCACCGTTAAAGGTGTGCACCTGGAAGACAGGGACAGGGAGTTCTTCGACGAGTTCGCCTCGGGGAACATGGCCATCCCCTGGCAGGAGGAGATGATTGAGACGGGCGTCTACGGGGAGCTCACGGTCTGGGGCCCTGACGGCGCGTTGCCCAATGACCTGCGGCGTGAGTCCATCCTGGAGCAGCCGCCCAAGTCGTCCACCTGCACAGCGTCCTGA
- the LOC114852245 gene encoding transmembrane protein 255B — translation MQQPESQRTTRATATEVHPPEAQFVRRRRTALGVTGFLLALALVVLAVGLSSSTRTDNVAVAGYYPGIILSFGAFLGVVGIHLDENRKPMLVAAIIFISLGVIASFFCAIIDGIIATEFIDIRPLKENMCDYYSSGSGYYLDSYYNEVKCQSNNDACDLKVRSNTCYCCYLYNCERSEETKYYMFTGVSSCWDVVHLYRLLWASVVLNVIGLFMGIITAAILGAYKDMLKMAPQRAPSPAPPPHIMYNPTQHMLSYTGLCPPGQALPAYPNYLIPTQHTSSFPASATPQLLPEGGPASGTCLSEENQQPSLAPIPPQPLGVTQEPGGYMLTPNAPVLYGAAYNPFEKPPPYAC, via the exons ATGCAGCAGCCTGAAAGTCAGCGGACAACTCGGGCGACGGCGACAGAAGTTCATCCTCCAGAAG CCCAGTTCGTGCGCCGCAGACGGACCGCCCTGGGTGTGACCGGCTTCctgctggctctggctctggtcGTGCTGGCCGTGGGTCTGAGCTCGTCCACTCGCACCGACAACGTGGCCGTGGCCGGGTATTACCCGGGCATCATC CTGAGCTTTGGGGCGTTTCTGGGTGTTGTCGGCATCCACCTGGACGAAAACCGTAAACCCATG CTGGTGGCAGCGATCATCTTCATCAGCTTGGGAGTCATCGCGTCCTTCTTCTGTGCCATCATAGACGGGATCATCGCCACGGAGTTCATT GACATAAGACCCCTGAAGGAGAACATGTGTGACTATTACAGCAGCGGATCGGGCTACTATTTAGACAGCTACTACAATGAG GTCAAGTGTCAATCCAACAACGACGCGTGCGATTTGAAAGTTAGGAGCAACacctgctactgctgctaccTTTACAACTGTGAAAG GTCAGAAGAAACCAAGTACTACATGTTCACTGgggtcagcagctgctgggatgTGGTCCACCTGTACCGGCTGCTGTGGGCGTCGGTGGTGCTCAACGTGATCGGCTTGTTCATGGGAATCATCACCGCCGCCATCCTGGGAGCGTACAAGGACATG CTCAAGATGGCTCCTCAGAGGGCTCCCAGCCCGGCTCCACCGCCCCACATCATGTACAACCCCACGCAGCACATGCTGTCCTACACTGGCCTCTGTCCTCCGGGCCAGGCGCTGCCTGCCTACCCCAACTACCTCATACCCACACAG CATACCAGCAGCTTCCCGGCATCTGCTACGCCCCAGCTGCTCCCCGAGGGAGGCCCCGCCTCCGGCACCTGCCTGTCTGAGGAGAACCAGCAGCCCTCGCTGGCTCCCATCCCGCCGCAGCCTCTGGGAGTCACCCAGGAGCCAGGAGGCTACATGCTGACTCCCAACGCTCCGGTGCTCTACGGAGCCGCCTACAACCCCTTCGAGAAGCCTCCACCATACGCCTGCTGA